The following are from one region of the bacterium genome:
- a CDS encoding TlpA family protein disulfide reductase: MVRALLLLVCLGLLPIAANAAGERVDIVRGFLEEVPSSQPHRIDVGETRYMIQAAGTPVDRRQVYEAGILYVDQFPDTAELFRDDMDAFDRMVKKGGVLILLCGADANAMTLENMNYLGKRFGYRFAENTTPGEILPARVGQGPMGGDVWLCESGYRILTQTDSEWAWHYMGVDGTRPVAVSRHWGEGFILLMGTTEVNRTSGGRVFSALSLIDWARKAKILPPPPPTETPTPIPTPEPTPEATPDATPVSPIEAAMERLSGTEGPTAAATATDVPTPDPTDAPPQSNLLAERLKEMRARLGVQDPNAEDSGPLIAEDKRAYFPPIVNGRDLDGRIVDLTDYRGKVLLIDYWATWSDKSVESIPERVALRNAFRAEGFDLLGISLDKSIPSIRAKEKEFGMDWRQICDGQGWNSRHVRIVDVGRVPHSYLLDKKGRICAENLRGNELRAAVRQALAEK, translated from the coding sequence ATGGTCCGAGCGCTTCTCCTCTTGGTTTGCCTGGGTTTGCTGCCGATTGCAGCGAACGCCGCCGGTGAGCGCGTCGACATCGTTCGCGGATTCCTCGAGGAAGTCCCCTCCAGCCAGCCCCACCGGATCGACGTTGGTGAAACTCGTTACATGATCCAGGCAGCCGGCACGCCCGTCGACCGCCGTCAGGTCTATGAGGCGGGGATTCTCTACGTCGATCAGTTCCCCGACACCGCCGAACTCTTTCGCGACGACATGGATGCCTTCGACCGCATGGTCAAGAAGGGCGGCGTCCTGATTCTGCTCTGTGGCGCGGACGCCAACGCGATGACGCTCGAAAACATGAACTACCTCGGCAAACGATTCGGATATCGCTTTGCCGAGAACACGACCCCGGGCGAAATCCTCCCGGCGCGCGTCGGCCAAGGACCGATGGGCGGCGATGTCTGGCTTTGCGAAAGCGGTTACCGCATTCTCACCCAGACCGACTCCGAATGGGCGTGGCACTACATGGGCGTCGATGGCACCAGACCCGTCGCCGTCTCGCGCCATTGGGGCGAAGGATTCATCCTGCTGATGGGCACGACGGAGGTGAATCGCACATCCGGCGGTCGCGTCTTTTCCGCCCTGTCGCTCATCGATTGGGCGCGCAAAGCCAAGATCCTTCCTCCCCCGCCGCCGACGGAAACGCCGACGCCGATTCCGACGCCGGAACCCACTCCCGAAGCAACACCAGATGCAACGCCCGTCTCCCCGATCGAGGCCGCCATGGAACGCCTCTCCGGCACGGAAGGTCCCACAGCCGCGGCAACCGCCACCGATGTTCCAACGCCGGACCCGACCGATGCCCCGCCCCAGTCCAACCTGCTCGCAGAGCGACTGAAGGAAATGCGCGCAAGGCTCGGAGTGCAAGATCCGAACGCCGAGGATTCCGGCCCGCTGATTGCCGAAGACAAACGCGCTTACTTCCCACCCATCGTCAATGGACGCGATCTCGATGGTCGGATTGTCGACCTGACCGACTACCGTGGCAAAGTGCTGCTGATCGATTACTGGGCAACGTGGAGCGACAAAAGCGTCGAGTCCATCCCCGAACGCGTTGCACTTCGAAACGCCTTCCGCGCAGAAGGATTCGATCTCCTCGGCATCAGCCTCGACAAATCCATCCCGTCCATTCGCGCCAAAGAGAAAGAATTCGGAATGGACTGGCGGCAAATCTGCGACGGCCAGGGCTGGAACTCGCGCCACGTCAGAATCGTCGATGTCGGCAGAGTCCCACATTCCTATCTTCTCGACAAAAAAGGCCGCATCTGCGCCGAAAACCTCCGCGGCAACGAACTCCGCGCCGCCGTCCGCCAGGCCCTCGCCGAGAAGTAG